A section of the Elizabethkingia anophelis R26 genome encodes:
- a CDS encoding flavin reductase family protein, producing the protein MKSILPQDISGQQLQTIMQTAIAPRPIAFASTVDAEGNVNLSPFSFFNMFSTKPPIIIFSPSRRVRDNTTKHTLHNVHDTPEVVIGIVNYPIVQQVSLASTEYEEGVNEFIKAGLTMKPADLVKPPLIAECPVNFECKINEIKSLGEEGGAGNLVICEVIKIHIREEYLNEEGNLDQIKLDLVARLGGNWYSRNTANNLFEVPKPLVTKGIGLDKLPEQIRYSIVFTGNDLGMLANIESLPEGSFSDKKEIHEKAQELLLKNNIEEAWKILKIS; encoded by the coding sequence ATGAAGTCAATTCTACCACAAGATATATCCGGACAACAATTACAAACAATAATGCAGACAGCAATAGCGCCAAGGCCTATTGCCTTTGCAAGTACTGTAGATGCTGAGGGCAATGTAAATTTAAGCCCGTTTAGCTTTTTCAATATGTTCAGTACCAAGCCTCCGATTATTATTTTTTCACCTTCAAGAAGGGTAAGAGATAATACCACAAAACACACACTGCATAATGTACATGATACTCCTGAAGTAGTAATTGGAATTGTAAATTACCCGATTGTACAACAGGTTTCTCTGGCAAGTACAGAATACGAGGAGGGTGTAAATGAGTTTATAAAAGCAGGATTAACAATGAAGCCTGCTGACCTTGTAAAACCTCCATTAATTGCCGAATGTCCGGTAAATTTCGAATGTAAGATCAATGAAATAAAATCATTGGGAGAAGAAGGTGGTGCCGGAAATTTGGTGATATGTGAAGTTATAAAAATTCATATCCGTGAAGAATACCTGAATGAAGAAGGAAATCTGGATCAGATAAAACTGGATCTGGTTGCCCGATTAGGCGGAAACTGGTATTCCCGTAACACAGCGAACAATCTTTTTGAAGTTCCGAAACCTTTAGTCACTAAAGGAATTGGTCTTGATAAATTGCCCGAACAAATAAGATACAGCATTGTTTTTACCGGAAATGATCTTGGAATGCTGGCTAATATTGAATCCTTACCGGAAGGAAGCTTCAGCGATAAGAAAGAAATTCACGAAAAGGCTCAGGAATTATTATTAAAAAATAATATTGAAGAAGCCTGGAAAATTTTAAAAATCAGTTAA
- a CDS encoding four helix bundle protein translates to MTDIKSHKDLKVWQESMDLVTDIYELVQNFPAEEKYNLTSQIKRSSVSIPSNIAEGAGRKSNLEFIQFLNIASGSLSELETQLEIAIRLKFITENEELFKKIIFIRIMITNLKKSLSNKPSPPL, encoded by the coding sequence ATGACTGATATTAAATCTCATAAAGATTTGAAAGTATGGCAAGAATCGATGGATCTTGTCACAGACATCTACGAATTAGTACAAAACTTTCCTGCTGAAGAAAAATATAATCTTACATCACAAATAAAAAGAAGTTCAGTTTCAATTCCTTCTAATATTGCCGAAGGAGCAGGGCGAAAATCTAATTTAGAATTTATACAATTTTTAAACATTGCATCAGGTTCTCTTTCAGAGCTTGAGACACAATTAGAAATAGCAATAAGATTAAAATTTATTACAGAGAATGAAGAGTTATTTAAAAAAATAATTTTCATTAGAATCATGATTACAAATCTGAAAAAATCTCTGAGTAATAAACCCTCACCGCCTTTATAA
- the fahA gene encoding fumarylacetoacetase, translated as MKSFVENSESTDFSIYNIPFGVAVFNQEYIACATRIGNQVIDLATLYDEGYFENIDGLDDNIFEAYTLNPFIELGKPVTTKVRERIQELLTEGSTLSKDEIAIESCFFDSEEVQMMMPLHIPNYTDFYSSIDHATNVGKMFRDPENALLPNWKHLPVGYHGRASSIVVSGIDIHRPKGQMKPADQDKPVFGPSKQLDFELEMAFITNKDTEMGESISTKDAENAIFGMVIFNDWSARDIQSWEYVPLGPFLGKNFGSSISPWIVTMEALEIFRTESPEQKPEVLEYLQFEGNKNFDIQLEVYIQPENGAENLISESNYKYMYWNMAQQLAHHTVNGCNIEVGDLYASGTISGKDPKSFGSMLELTWRGANPLKISDGTERKFIEDNDTVIMRAYNEKDGKRVGFGEVKTKILPAT; from the coding sequence ATGAAATCATTCGTAGAAAATTCCGAATCAACAGATTTTTCAATATACAATATCCCTTTCGGTGTTGCAGTATTCAATCAGGAGTATATTGCCTGTGCAACAAGAATTGGCAACCAGGTCATTGATCTGGCTACCCTTTACGATGAAGGCTACTTCGAAAACATTGATGGTTTGGATGATAATATCTTTGAAGCTTACACTCTAAATCCTTTTATAGAATTAGGTAAACCAGTTACCACAAAAGTAAGAGAAAGAATACAGGAATTATTAACAGAGGGTTCTACTCTTTCAAAAGATGAAATCGCTATTGAAAGCTGCTTTTTCGATTCCGAAGAGGTACAAATGATGATGCCTCTGCATATTCCTAATTATACAGATTTCTACAGCAGCATAGATCATGCAACTAATGTAGGCAAAATGTTCCGTGATCCTGAAAATGCACTACTTCCGAACTGGAAGCATCTTCCTGTAGGTTATCACGGAAGAGCTTCTTCAATTGTAGTTTCCGGAATTGATATTCACAGACCAAAAGGGCAAATGAAACCTGCGGATCAGGATAAACCAGTATTCGGTCCTTCTAAACAATTGGATTTCGAACTGGAGATGGCATTCATTACCAATAAAGATACTGAGATGGGAGAATCCATTTCAACAAAAGACGCTGAAAATGCCATCTTCGGAATGGTTATTTTCAATGACTGGAGCGCAAGAGATATTCAATCATGGGAATATGTACCGTTAGGGCCTTTTTTAGGCAAGAATTTCGGATCTTCTATCTCTCCATGGATTGTTACCATGGAAGCGTTGGAAATTTTCCGCACAGAGTCTCCTGAACAAAAGCCTGAAGTATTAGAATATCTTCAGTTTGAAGGAAACAAAAATTTCGATATACAGCTGGAAGTTTATATTCAACCTGAAAATGGAGCTGAAAACCTTATTTCAGAGAGTAATTACAAATATATGTACTGGAATATGGCGCAGCAACTTGCTCATCATACTGTAAACGGGTGTAATATTGAAGTTGGGGATCTATATGCCAGCGGTACAATATCCGGAAAAGATCCTAAATCATTTGGCTCTATGCTGGAACTAACATGGAGAGGAGCAAATCCACTAAAAATTTCCGATGGTACCGAGCGTAAATTCATTGAAGATAATGACACTGTTATCATGAGAGCATACAACGAAAAAGATGGCAAGCGTGTTGGCTTTGGCGAAGTAAAAACGAAAATACTTCCGGCAACTTAG
- the hppD gene encoding 4-hydroxyphenylpyruvate dioxygenase — protein sequence MSTLTFAEKIAQAENFLPINGTDYIEFYVGNAKQAAHFYKTAFGFQSIAYAGPETGVRDRSSYVLQQGKIRLILTTGLRSDSPVSEHVKKHGDGVKVLALWVDDAYKAFEETTKRGGKPYLEPVTLTDEYGEVKMSGIYTYGETVHMFVERKNYNGTFMPGYEKWESDYNPTETGLLYVDHCVGNVGWDRMIPTVEWYEKVMGFVNILSFDDKQINTEYSALMSKVMSNGNGYAKFPINEPAEGKKKSQVEEYLDFYEGEGVQHIAVATKDIIHTVGELKKRGVEFLSPPPEAYYDMVPDRVGHIDEDIKKLQDLGILIDCDEEGYLLQIFTKPVEDRPTLFFEIIERHGAQSFGAGNFKALFEALEKEQARRGNL from the coding sequence ATGTCTACATTAACATTCGCCGAAAAAATTGCACAGGCAGAAAACTTCCTGCCAATCAATGGTACAGACTATATTGAATTTTATGTTGGTAATGCCAAACAAGCTGCACACTTCTATAAAACAGCATTCGGATTTCAGTCAATTGCATATGCAGGTCCTGAAACCGGGGTTAGAGACCGTTCTTCATATGTACTTCAGCAGGGAAAAATTCGTCTGATTCTTACAACAGGTCTGAGATCGGATAGCCCGGTTTCAGAACATGTAAAAAAACACGGTGATGGTGTAAAAGTCTTAGCACTTTGGGTAGATGATGCCTATAAAGCATTTGAAGAAACTACTAAAAGAGGTGGAAAACCATATTTGGAGCCAGTTACTTTAACTGATGAATATGGTGAAGTGAAAATGTCCGGAATCTACACTTATGGCGAAACAGTACATATGTTTGTAGAGAGAAAGAATTACAATGGAACATTTATGCCTGGATATGAGAAGTGGGAAAGCGATTATAATCCTACTGAAACAGGTTTATTATACGTAGACCACTGTGTAGGAAATGTGGGCTGGGATCGTATGATTCCGACTGTTGAATGGTATGAAAAGGTAATGGGATTTGTCAATATTTTATCTTTTGATGATAAGCAAATCAATACTGAATATTCAGCGCTAATGTCTAAAGTAATGTCTAACGGTAATGGTTATGCAAAATTCCCGATCAACGAACCTGCAGAAGGTAAAAAGAAATCTCAGGTAGAGGAATATCTGGATTTTTATGAAGGTGAAGGCGTACAACACATTGCTGTAGCTACAAAAGATATTATCCACACTGTTGGTGAACTAAAAAAACGTGGTGTAGAATTCCTTTCTCCACCTCCGGAAGCTTATTACGATATGGTACCGGACAGAGTTGGGCACATCGATGAAGACATCAAAAAACTTCAGGATCTTGGAATCCTTATCGATTGTGACGAAGAAGGTTATCTTCTTCAGATCTTTACAAAACCTGTAGAAGACCGTCCTACCCTGTTTTTTGAAATTATCGAAAGACACGGAGCTCAGAGTTTCGGGGCTGGTAATTTCAAAGCTTTATTTGAAGCTTTAGAAAAAGAACAGGCAAGAAGAGGAAATTTATAA
- a CDS encoding acetyl-CoA hydrolase/transferase family protein encodes MYQYVSAEEAISVIKSGDRIFSHGSACTPNYLLNELANQSSRFKDIEMVSITQQGAVAIARPEYKDNFHINSLFVSTPVREAVNSDRGDFVPIFLSEIPILFKNKILPLDVAIITVSPPDKHGYCTLGTSVDIARSAVDSAKKIIAIVNPKMPRTHGDGMVHVNRIDKMVWHEEELMTIDYGSKVGEEEALIGKHVAELIDDRATIQMGIGTIPDAVLKCLGNHKDLGIHTEMLSDGVINLIKDDIVNNKYKGFHDNVSITSFCFGTKNLYDFVDDNPSIAFLDVQHVNFPINIMKNHKMHAINSAIEIDLTGQVCADSIGTYQYSGIGGQMDFMRGAALSEGGKPIMALTSRTKKGIPRIVPFLKEGAGVVTTRGHIHYVVTEYGTAYLYGKNLRQRAKALIDISHPDDREMLERAAHERFKN; translated from the coding sequence ATGTATCAATATGTAAGTGCCGAGGAGGCTATATCTGTTATTAAAAGTGGTGACAGAATATTTTCTCATGGTAGTGCCTGTACTCCTAATTATTTATTAAACGAACTTGCCAATCAGTCTTCCCGCTTTAAGGATATAGAAATGGTATCCATCACCCAACAGGGAGCTGTGGCTATTGCAAGACCAGAATACAAAGATAATTTCCATATCAACTCTCTGTTTGTGTCGACTCCTGTAAGAGAGGCTGTAAACTCTGACAGAGGTGATTTTGTTCCTATTTTCCTTAGCGAAATTCCGATTCTTTTCAAGAACAAAATACTACCCCTGGATGTAGCGATTATTACAGTTTCTCCTCCGGACAAACATGGTTATTGTACACTCGGAACATCTGTAGATATTGCAAGATCTGCAGTTGATTCTGCTAAAAAAATTATTGCCATTGTAAATCCTAAAATGCCAAGAACCCATGGGGATGGAATGGTTCATGTGAACAGAATAGATAAAATGGTATGGCATGAGGAAGAACTAATGACAATAGATTATGGTTCTAAAGTTGGAGAGGAAGAGGCGCTGATTGGAAAACATGTGGCTGAACTTATTGATGACAGAGCTACAATACAAATGGGTATTGGAACAATACCTGATGCTGTTCTTAAATGTCTGGGAAATCACAAGGACTTGGGAATTCATACAGAAATGCTGAGTGATGGTGTTATTAATCTAATCAAAGATGATATTGTTAACAACAAATACAAGGGTTTTCATGACAACGTGAGCATTACCAGTTTCTGCTTCGGGACTAAAAATCTCTATGACTTTGTAGATGATAATCCGTCTATTGCATTTTTAGATGTTCAGCATGTTAACTTCCCTATCAATATCATGAAAAATCATAAAATGCATGCTATAAATTCTGCTATAGAGATTGATCTTACAGGGCAGGTATGTGCCGATTCTATTGGTACTTACCAATACAGCGGTATCGGCGGACAAATGGATTTTATGAGAGGTGCTGCCCTTAGTGAAGGCGGAAAACCTATTATGGCGCTTACCTCACGTACTAAAAAAGGTATTCCGAGAATCGTTCCTTTCCTGAAGGAAGGAGCTGGCGTGGTAACAACCCGGGGACATATTCATTATGTAGTGACTGAATATGGTACGGCTTACCTGTATGGTAAAAACCTGAGACAGAGAGCTAAAGCCCTTATAGACATCTCACATCCGGATGACAGAGAGATGTTGGAAAGAGCGGCTCACGAAAGATTTAAAAACTAA
- a CDS encoding homogentisate 1,2-dioxygenase: MRYHHNGKIPQKRHTIFKSEEGNFYYEQLFGTEGFHGISSLLYHTHRPTQIKEIKGVKDVTPKIAVEKNIIPRRIQGMKVQAEDDFLDSRKVLMLNNDLKMGIAKPRKSVTEYFYKNAECDELLFVQKGSGILKTFVGNLEFGYGDYLIIPRGTIYQIEFKDEDNILFFIESHSPIYTPKRYRNEFGQLLEHSPFCERDIEAPVHVDPIDKKGDFVIKVKKENQITDFVYATHPFDVVGWDGYFYPFKFNIKNFEPITGRIHQPPPVHQTFEGHNFVVCSFVARMYDYHPLSIPAPYNHSNIDSDEVLFYAEGDFMSRNHIDLCDFTLHPGGIVHGPHPGAMERSIGQKETHEYAVMVDPFRPLKLTEEALKVEDPTYKTSWLD; encoded by the coding sequence ATGAGATACCATCACAACGGAAAAATTCCACAGAAAAGGCATACCATCTTCAAATCTGAAGAAGGTAATTTTTATTACGAACAACTGTTTGGTACAGAAGGATTCCACGGAATTTCTTCTTTACTATATCATACACACAGACCCACTCAGATAAAAGAAATAAAAGGTGTAAAAGATGTTACTCCTAAAATTGCAGTGGAGAAAAACATCATCCCGAGACGAATTCAGGGGATGAAAGTACAGGCTGAGGATGACTTTTTGGATAGCCGAAAGGTTCTTATGCTGAATAATGATCTTAAAATGGGTATTGCTAAACCACGTAAATCGGTAACAGAGTATTTTTATAAAAATGCCGAATGCGACGAATTATTATTCGTACAAAAAGGCTCTGGTATTCTGAAAACATTTGTAGGGAATCTTGAATTTGGGTACGGAGATTACCTTATTATTCCTCGTGGCACCATCTATCAGATAGAGTTTAAAGATGAAGACAATATTCTGTTTTTTATAGAAAGCCACTCACCTATTTATACTCCGAAGAGGTACAGAAATGAATTCGGACAGCTGCTGGAACATTCACCTTTCTGTGAAAGGGATATAGAAGCTCCTGTCCATGTTGATCCGATAGATAAGAAAGGTGACTTTGTCATAAAAGTAAAAAAGGAAAATCAGATTACTGATTTCGTATATGCAACACATCCTTTTGATGTTGTTGGATGGGATGGTTATTTCTATCCTTTCAAATTTAATATTAAGAATTTCGAGCCAATTACGGGTCGGATTCATCAGCCACCGCCAGTACACCAGACCTTCGAAGGGCATAACTTTGTGGTATGTTCTTTTGTGGCCAGAATGTACGATTACCACCCTCTATCTATTCCTGCTCCGTATAACCATAGTAACATTGATTCCGATGAAGTTCTTTTCTATGCAGAAGGTGACTTTATGAGCCGGAATCATATTGATTTATGTGATTTCACTCTTCATCCCGGAGGTATTGTGCACGGACCTCATCCGGGTGCTATGGAACGAAGCATAGGACAGAAAGAAACCCATGAATATGCTGTAATGGTAGACCCTTTCAGACCTTTAAAATTAACCGAAGAGGCGCTGAAAGTAGAAGATCCTACTTATAAAACTTCATGGCTAGATTAA
- a CDS encoding UDP-N-acetylmuramate--L-alanine ligase: protein MNIHFIAIGGSAMHNLAIALKEKGYHVTGSDDAIFEPSKTRLDKRGILPNEMGWFPEKLSADTDAVILGMHAHADNPELARAKELGLKIYSYPEFLYEQSKNKTRVVIGGSHGKTTITSMILHVLHFHQKDVDYMVGAQLEGFDVMVKLTEDNDFMILEGDEYLSSTLDPRSKFLLYQPNIALMSGIAWDHINVFKTFDDYIEQFRRFVATITPGGVLVYNEEDEEVVKVVDAAENYFRKLPYKTPEYEIINGVVNLITSIGHIPLSVFGQHNLLNMEGARLICQQLGIMEEEFYDAIMSFKGASKRLEKVERVDGGTLYKDFAHAPSKVKASVKAFIEQFPKQKKHAFLELHTYSSLNPVFLEQYESSMNGVEEAVVFYSEDALKIKRMEPISPDMIKDSFKNAALKVFTNAEDLHSYWNTLDKTDGVYMMMSSGNFGGLDLTK, encoded by the coding sequence ATGAACATCCATTTCATTGCTATAGGAGGCAGTGCTATGCACAACCTTGCTATCGCCCTAAAAGAAAAAGGTTACCATGTGACAGGTTCCGATGATGCAATCTTCGAACCATCGAAAACCCGTCTTGATAAACGAGGAATTTTGCCAAATGAAATGGGCTGGTTTCCTGAAAAACTATCAGCTGATACCGATGCCGTAATTCTGGGGATGCATGCACATGCAGATAATCCGGAATTGGCAAGAGCAAAGGAACTAGGCTTAAAAATCTATTCGTACCCCGAATTTCTGTACGAGCAGTCCAAAAATAAGACACGCGTCGTAATTGGTGGGTCTCATGGTAAAACAACCATTACTTCTATGATTCTTCATGTGTTACACTTTCATCAGAAAGATGTAGACTATATGGTTGGTGCGCAGTTGGAAGGTTTCGATGTAATGGTAAAGCTTACTGAAGACAATGACTTCATGATTCTGGAGGGAGATGAATATCTTTCTTCAACTTTAGATCCCCGCTCAAAATTCTTATTATACCAGCCTAACATAGCGCTAATGAGTGGTATTGCATGGGATCACATTAATGTGTTTAAAACGTTTGATGACTATATTGAACAGTTCCGAAGATTTGTCGCGACTATAACTCCGGGAGGAGTACTGGTATATAACGAGGAAGATGAAGAGGTGGTAAAGGTAGTAGATGCTGCAGAGAATTATTTCCGCAAATTGCCTTACAAAACACCAGAATATGAAATTATAAACGGAGTCGTAAATCTTATTACCAGCATTGGTCATATTCCTTTATCTGTTTTCGGGCAGCATAATCTGCTAAATATGGAAGGAGCACGTCTTATATGCCAACAATTAGGTATTATGGAAGAAGAGTTCTATGATGCTATTATGAGCTTTAAAGGGGCATCTAAAAGATTGGAAAAAGTAGAAAGAGTAGATGGTGGTACTCTTTATAAAGACTTTGCCCATGCACCATCTAAAGTAAAAGCATCTGTTAAGGCATTTATAGAGCAATTTCCTAAACAAAAAAAGCATGCTTTTCTGGAACTACATACCTATAGCAGCCTTAATCCGGTTTTTCTGGAGCAATATGAAAGTTCAATGAATGGTGTTGAGGAGGCTGTAGTATTCTATTCAGAAGATGCGCTGAAAATAAAAAGAATGGAGCCTATTTCTCCTGATATGATTAAAGATTCTTTTAAAAATGCCGCTTTAAAAGTATTCACCAATGCCGAAGATCTTCACTCCTATTGGAATACGCTCGACAAAACTGACGGAGTGTACATGATGATGAGCTCTGGTAACTTCGGAGGTCTAGATTTAACAAAATAA
- a CDS encoding lysophospholipid acyltransferase family protein, which translates to MAKKNIFTDAFGNVYFLKRFIIFVLGMISYRRFNGFNKLKISGSENLVDLPKTNVLFVSNHQTYFADVAAMYHVFCSVNNGYINTIKNPVYLLNPKIDFYYVAAEETMNNGILARIFKLAGAVTVKRTWRAEGKAVNRMVDLSEVENIMKALDNGWVVTFPQGTTSAFAQGRKGTAKLIKNQRPIVIPIKINGFRRAFDKKGLKIKVTGIEPTLQFKPALDIDYDNDSAADILSKIMHAIEQTPEHNVLHEYDQEIVAKKNAEKQQNKNEGE; encoded by the coding sequence ATGGCAAAGAAAAATATATTTACCGATGCTTTTGGCAACGTCTATTTTCTAAAAAGATTCATCATCTTCGTACTCGGTATGATCTCATACCGTCGTTTTAACGGCTTCAACAAATTAAAAATAAGTGGTTCTGAAAATCTGGTAGACCTACCTAAAACAAATGTATTATTTGTATCAAATCACCAAACTTATTTCGCTGATGTAGCAGCAATGTACCACGTTTTTTGCAGTGTGAACAATGGCTATATCAATACTATTAAAAATCCGGTTTATCTGCTAAACCCTAAGATTGACTTCTACTATGTAGCTGCTGAAGAAACCATGAACAATGGTATCCTGGCAAGAATCTTCAAACTTGCAGGTGCCGTAACCGTTAAAAGAACCTGGAGAGCTGAAGGTAAAGCGGTAAACAGAATGGTAGACCTTAGTGAAGTAGAAAATATAATGAAAGCTCTTGATAATGGCTGGGTTGTTACCTTCCCACAAGGGACTACTTCCGCATTTGCACAAGGAAGAAAGGGTACCGCAAAGCTGATTAAAAATCAAAGACCTATAGTTATTCCTATTAAAATTAATGGTTTCCGCAGGGCTTTTGATAAAAAAGGCTTGAAAATAAAAGTAACAGGTATAGAACCAACCTTACAATTTAAACCTGCACTGGATATAGATTACGATAACGACAGTGCTGCTGATATCCTGAGCAAAATCATGCATGCGATTGAGCAAACTCCGGAACACAATGTTCTCCATGAATACGATCAGGAAATTGTTGCTAAAAAGAATGCCGAAAAGCAGCAAAATAAAAATGAAGGTGAATAA
- a CDS encoding NUDIX hydrolase: MKRLSNIIERFAKTELDGTVSHQLYSPPYRPLLSTDQIMALNPKLAAVNILLYPKENQWYFPLMVRSVNQHDRHSGQISLPGGKYEESDGNFETTAKRETFEELGIAMESMTIIKTLTPIYVPPSNFYVHAYVSWVAKKPKFLLQESEAQELIEMPVSSLFNLPDKPEMKVLSSTRGTEVPVIDYNGYIIWGATSMILSEFRDLMKKV, encoded by the coding sequence ATGAAAAGATTGTCGAATATTATAGAAAGATTTGCAAAAACAGAATTAGACGGGACCGTGTCTCATCAGTTATATTCACCTCCTTATCGTCCTTTACTTTCAACAGACCAGATTATGGCACTAAATCCTAAACTGGCCGCTGTAAATATTCTTTTGTATCCGAAAGAAAACCAATGGTACTTCCCTTTAATGGTAAGAAGCGTTAATCAGCATGACCGCCATAGCGGACAGATAAGTCTGCCAGGTGGAAAATATGAAGAATCCGATGGTAATTTTGAAACTACAGCTAAACGAGAAACTTTTGAGGAGCTTGGTATTGCTATGGAAAGCATGACAATTATTAAAACCCTTACTCCCATTTATGTTCCGCCAAGTAATTTTTATGTCCATGCTTATGTATCATGGGTAGCCAAAAAGCCAAAATTCCTCCTACAGGAATCTGAAGCACAAGAACTTATAGAAATGCCGGTAAGCTCACTTTTCAATTTACCAGACAAACCGGAGATGAAAGTGCTGTCTTCTACAAGAGGAACAGAAGTACCTGTAATTGACTACAATGGCTATATTATCTGGGGAGCAACATCAATGATTTTATCAGAATTTAGAGACTTAATGAAAAAAGTTTAA
- the cls gene encoding cardiolipin synthase, whose product MFTEHLHTAWLFIEKWYWVPLTIANIVIIVTILIENRNPPKTLAWIMIIVFVPVIGIILYFFFGRDFQREKYFKKIDKKQRQYILDQWKNLNDSIQQNMLDIENEIGDLSQVYQFLNKTRISPPSFYNETKLLINGEEKFPIFIEAIREAKDHIHLEYYIFEEDNIGNEIIELLIQKAQQGVTVRMIIDDFGSPTLANHYKRFENTGIEFQVFLPVHFSSLANSNFRNHRKILIVDASIAFVGGINISDKYINHPNTDKLYWRDASVMIKGASVNILQLRFWLSWMMTDGAPYALEDQRYYCDWYAHTQGSSIVSFAVTAPGDEIQSAMESLILGITLAKKKVQICTPYFVPTDSFKTALSIAVSKGVEVEMMIPKEGDSFIVQNASLSFMKPLLKRGIKLYLYEKGFLHAKTVNIDDALAYVGTVNLDNRSFLINFEINAIVHDHELLKRLDQQFKEDKKVSSLMTIEMWNKTSVFKRGLASVCRLLAPLL is encoded by the coding sequence ATGTTTACCGAACATCTGCATACAGCCTGGCTTTTTATTGAAAAATGGTACTGGGTACCACTTACAATAGCCAACATCGTTATTATTGTTACTATACTCATAGAAAACAGAAATCCGCCAAAAACTCTGGCATGGATCATGATTATCGTTTTTGTACCGGTTATCGGCATTATCCTTTACTTTTTTTTCGGCAGAGACTTTCAGCGGGAAAAATATTTTAAGAAAATAGATAAAAAGCAAAGGCAATATATTCTGGACCAATGGAAAAATCTGAACGATTCTATACAGCAAAATATGCTGGATATAGAAAATGAAATTGGCGATCTCTCTCAGGTATATCAGTTTCTGAACAAAACCAGAATTTCACCACCCAGTTTCTATAATGAAACAAAACTGCTGATAAATGGTGAAGAGAAATTTCCCATATTTATAGAAGCTATACGCGAAGCTAAAGATCATATTCATCTGGAATACTATATTTTTGAAGAAGACAACATAGGCAATGAGATTATAGAATTGCTTATTCAGAAGGCTCAGCAAGGTGTGACAGTAAGAATGATTATTGATGATTTTGGTTCCCCAACACTGGCAAATCATTACAAGCGCTTTGAGAATACGGGTATCGAATTTCAGGTTTTCCTGCCTGTACATTTTAGCTCACTGGCAAACTCTAACTTCCGTAATCACCGAAAAATACTAATTGTAGATGCCAGCATTGCATTTGTAGGCGGAATCAATATCAGTGATAAATACATAAACCATCCCAATACAGACAAGCTTTACTGGCGCGATGCCTCTGTTATGATAAAAGGAGCTTCGGTAAATATTCTGCAGCTGCGTTTCTGGCTTAGCTGGATGATGACTGACGGCGCTCCTTATGCATTGGAAGATCAAAGATATTATTGTGATTGGTATGCACATACGCAAGGCAGCAGCATTGTAAGTTTTGCAGTAACAGCACCAGGTGATGAAATACAATCGGCGATGGAATCTTTAATATTAGGAATTACACTTGCCAAAAAGAAAGTGCAGATATGCACACCTTATTTTGTTCCTACCGATTCTTTTAAAACAGCCTTATCTATTGCTGTATCCAAAGGCGTTGAAGTAGAAATGATGATTCCAAAAGAAGGAGATTCTTTTATTGTACAAAACGCATCGCTCTCGTTCATGAAACCCTTGTTAAAACGGGGAATAAAACTCTATCTGTACGAAAAAGGCTTTCTGCATGCTAAAACAGTAAATATAGATGATGCTCTTGCTTATGTAGGTACTGTAAATCTGGATAACAGAAGTTTCCTGATCAATTTTGAAATCAATGCTATAGTACACGATCACGAGTTACTGAAAAGGCTTGATCAACAATTTAAGGAAGACAAAAAAGTTTCATCTCTTATGACGATTGAAATGTGGAACAAAACTTCTGTTTTCAAAAGAGGGCTTGCATCCGTATGCAGATTATTGGCTCCATTACTATAG